In Amycolatopsis methanolica 239, a single genomic region encodes these proteins:
- a CDS encoding DUF2945 domain-containing protein — protein sequence MAEFKKGDRVRWDAGNESSVGTVEEKITEDTHAGGRQVRASEDAPQYLVKSEKSGRTAVPKPDKLHPAD from the coding sequence ATGGCGGAGTTCAAGAAGGGCGACCGGGTCCGCTGGGACGCGGGCAACGAGAGTTCGGTCGGCACAGTCGAGGAGAAGATCACCGAGGACACCCACGCCGGCGGACGCCAGGTGCGCGCCTCCGAGGACGCCCCGCAGTACCTGGTGAAGAGCGAGAAGTCCGGCCGCACCGCAGTGCCCAAGCCGGACAAGCTGCACCCTGCGGACTGA
- a CDS encoding amidase gives MTDIPFRTARELRAALGARELSAREVVQAHLDQIERVNPDVNAVVTLVAERALAEAAAADERAARGAELPPLHGIPVAHKDTHETAGIRTTFGSPLHADHVPERDELVVERMRAAGVISIGKTNVPEFAAGSHTFNPVFGATRNPYDLSRSAGGSSGGAAAALATGMHPLADGSDLGGSLRNPASFCNVVGFRPSIGRVPSWPAPLGWSGLATAGPMARTVADAALLLSVLAGPDPRSPIALDEPGETFARPLDRDVRGLRIAWSPDLGGSVPVEPEVADVVEASAKVFGDLGCVVERDCPDFAGADEAFRILRAWQFAVKYGPLLDTERDRIKDTIVWNTEEGLRLSATDVGRAEVLRTELFHRFREFFTRYDFLLLPVSQVPPFDAELEYPVRVAGQDMVTYLDWMRSAYFVTVSGSPALSVPAGFTPGGLPVGLQIVGPHRADFAVLQLGHAFEQATGAAQRRPAVAR, from the coding sequence GTGACCGACATCCCCTTCCGCACCGCACGGGAACTGCGCGCCGCGCTCGGGGCGCGCGAGCTGTCCGCCCGCGAGGTCGTGCAGGCGCATCTGGACCAGATCGAGCGCGTGAACCCGGACGTCAACGCCGTCGTCACGCTCGTCGCCGAGCGGGCGCTGGCCGAGGCGGCCGCGGCCGACGAACGCGCCGCCCGCGGCGCGGAACTGCCGCCCCTGCACGGCATCCCGGTCGCGCACAAGGACACCCACGAGACGGCGGGCATCCGCACCACCTTCGGCTCGCCCCTGCACGCCGACCACGTGCCGGAACGCGACGAGCTGGTGGTCGAGCGAATGCGGGCCGCCGGGGTGATCAGCATCGGCAAGACCAACGTGCCGGAGTTCGCCGCGGGCTCGCACACCTTCAACCCGGTCTTCGGCGCCACCCGCAACCCATACGACCTATCCCGCTCGGCGGGCGGGAGCAGCGGTGGCGCGGCGGCGGCGCTGGCCACCGGGATGCACCCGCTGGCCGACGGCAGCGACCTCGGCGGGTCGCTGCGCAACCCGGCGTCGTTCTGCAACGTCGTCGGCTTCCGGCCGTCGATCGGGCGGGTGCCGTCGTGGCCGGCGCCGCTGGGCTGGTCCGGGCTTGCCACGGCCGGTCCGATGGCCCGCACGGTCGCCGACGCGGCCCTGCTGCTGTCGGTGCTCGCCGGCCCGGACCCGAGGTCGCCGATCGCGCTGGACGAACCGGGGGAGACCTTCGCCCGGCCGCTGGACCGCGACGTGCGGGGCCTGCGGATCGCGTGGTCGCCCGACCTGGGCGGCAGCGTGCCGGTGGAGCCGGAGGTGGCGGACGTGGTCGAGGCGTCGGCGAAGGTGTTCGGCGACCTGGGGTGCGTGGTGGAGCGCGACTGCCCGGACTTCGCCGGCGCGGACGAGGCGTTCCGGATCCTGCGGGCCTGGCAGTTCGCGGTGAAGTACGGGCCGCTGCTGGACACCGAGCGGGACCGGATCAAGGACACCATCGTGTGGAACACCGAGGAGGGGCTGCGGCTGTCGGCGACCGACGTGGGCCGCGCCGAGGTCCTGCGCACCGAGCTGTTCCACCGCTTCCGCGAGTTCTTCACGCGCTACGACTTCCTGCTGCTGCCGGTCAGCCAGGTGCCGCCGTTCGACGCGGAGCTGGAGTACCCGGTGCGGGTCGCGGGCCAGGACATGGTGACTTACCTCGACTGGATGCGCTCGGCCTACTTCGTGACGGTCAGCGGCTCGCCCGCGTTGTCGGTGCCGGCCGGGTTCACGCCCGGCGGCCTGCCGGTCGGGCTGCAGATCGTCGGGCCGCACCGCGCGGATTTCGCCGTGCTGCAGCTGGGGCACGCGTTCGAGCAGGCCACCGGGGCGGCCCAGCGGCGGCCGGCGGTGGCGCGGTGA
- a CDS encoding glycoside hydrolase family 65 protein, with product MSLVTRGYECAPWELRWRGLAVDQLQRTESTFALSNGHIGLRGTLEEGEPRGLPGTYLNGFYEEHELPYAEAGYGYPEAGQTVVNVTDGKIIRLLVEDEPFDMRYGTAPSHERVLDFRTGTLTRTTEWSSPTGRHVRVRTQRLVSFTQRAVVAIRYEVEPLDGKMQLVLQSDLLANEPIESDSKDPRVAAALQSPLESEFFLADHYRAVLVHQTRRSGLRVAAAMDHQIESPDGLRTDILAEEDLARLSIAVDVPQGKVLRLTKFVGYGWSAQRSVPALRAQVDAALAGALQTGWDGLLAEQRAFLDDFWETADVEIDGDPELQQATRFALFHILQAGARGESRAIPGKGLTGPGYDGHAFWDTESFVLPVLTYSVPEAARDALRWRHSTLPKARERARQLGLRGAAFPWRSINGAECSAYWPAGTAAFHVTADIADAVARYYWATGDAEFERQCGTELLLETARLWMSLGHFDRHGRFRIDGVTGPDEYSAVADNNVYTNLMAQRNFREAAASCERVPEVASLFGVDGTEVAGWRRAAEQMYVPYNEELGVHPQSEGFTEHLDWDFAGTPMENYPLLLNYPYFDLYRKQVVKQADLVLALHLRGDAFTPEQKQRNFAYYEERTVRDSSLSAGTQSVIAAEVGHLDLAYDYLGEAALTDLHDVHNNVRNGLHMASLAGAWMGVVAGFGGMRDHDGKLTFAPRLPPALERIQFRMCFRESRFLVEIHRDDATYRLLSGKPVEIRHHGEPMSVTETATTKPIPPIDPGPPPHQPAGREPTRRDPAQVRRNIAASR from the coding sequence ATGAGCCTCGTGACACGCGGCTACGAGTGCGCGCCGTGGGAACTGCGGTGGCGCGGCCTCGCGGTCGACCAGTTGCAGCGCACGGAATCGACGTTCGCGTTGTCGAACGGGCACATCGGCCTGCGCGGCACTCTCGAAGAGGGCGAGCCGCGCGGCCTGCCCGGCACGTACCTGAACGGCTTCTACGAGGAGCACGAGCTGCCCTACGCCGAAGCGGGGTACGGCTACCCGGAGGCCGGGCAGACGGTCGTCAACGTGACCGACGGCAAGATCATCCGCCTGCTGGTGGAGGACGAGCCGTTCGACATGCGTTACGGCACGGCGCCTTCGCACGAGCGGGTGCTGGACTTCCGGACGGGCACGCTGACCCGCACCACCGAATGGTCGTCGCCGACGGGGCGGCACGTCCGGGTGCGCACGCAGCGGCTGGTGTCGTTCACCCAGCGCGCGGTGGTGGCGATCCGGTACGAGGTCGAGCCGCTGGACGGGAAGATGCAGCTGGTGCTGCAGTCGGACCTGCTGGCGAACGAGCCGATCGAGTCGGACAGCAAGGACCCGCGGGTGGCCGCGGCGCTGCAGTCGCCGCTGGAGTCCGAGTTCTTCCTCGCCGACCACTACCGCGCGGTGCTGGTGCACCAGACGCGGCGGTCCGGGCTGCGCGTGGCGGCGGCGATGGACCACCAGATCGAGTCGCCGGACGGGTTGCGCACCGACATCCTCGCCGAGGAGGACCTGGCGCGACTCAGCATCGCGGTGGACGTGCCGCAGGGCAAGGTGCTGCGGCTGACCAAGTTCGTCGGATACGGGTGGTCGGCGCAGCGTTCGGTGCCCGCGTTGCGCGCGCAGGTCGACGCGGCGCTCGCCGGGGCGCTGCAGACCGGCTGGGACGGGCTGCTGGCCGAGCAGCGCGCGTTCCTCGACGACTTCTGGGAGACCGCCGATGTCGAGATCGACGGCGACCCGGAGCTGCAGCAGGCGACCCGGTTCGCGTTGTTCCACATCCTGCAGGCCGGGGCCCGCGGGGAAAGCCGCGCGATCCCCGGCAAGGGGCTGACCGGGCCGGGCTACGACGGCCACGCGTTCTGGGACACCGAGTCGTTCGTGCTGCCGGTGCTGACCTACAGCGTGCCGGAGGCGGCGCGGGATGCGTTGCGGTGGCGGCATTCCACGCTGCCCAAGGCGCGGGAGCGGGCGCGGCAGCTGGGCCTGCGCGGCGCGGCGTTCCCGTGGCGGTCGATCAACGGCGCGGAGTGCTCGGCGTACTGGCCCGCGGGCACCGCGGCGTTCCACGTCACCGCCGACATCGCCGACGCGGTCGCCCGCTACTACTGGGCCACCGGCGACGCGGAGTTCGAGCGCCAGTGCGGCACCGAGCTGCTGCTGGAGACCGCGCGGCTGTGGATGTCGCTCGGGCACTTCGACCGGCACGGCCGGTTCCGCATCGACGGGGTGACCGGGCCGGACGAGTACTCGGCGGTCGCGGACAACAACGTGTACACGAATCTGATGGCGCAGCGGAACTTCCGCGAGGCGGCGGCGTCCTGCGAGCGGGTGCCGGAGGTCGCGTCACTGTTCGGTGTGGACGGAACCGAGGTGGCGGGCTGGCGGCGGGCCGCCGAGCAGATGTATGTGCCCTACAACGAAGAACTGGGCGTGCACCCGCAGTCGGAGGGCTTCACCGAGCACCTGGACTGGGACTTCGCCGGCACGCCGATGGAGAACTACCCGCTGCTGCTGAACTACCCGTACTTCGACCTGTACCGCAAGCAGGTGGTGAAGCAGGCCGACCTGGTGCTGGCGCTGCACCTGCGGGGCGACGCGTTCACGCCGGAGCAGAAGCAGCGCAACTTCGCCTACTACGAGGAAAGGACGGTGCGGGACTCGTCGCTGTCGGCAGGCACGCAGTCGGTGATCGCAGCCGAGGTGGGGCACCTGGACCTGGCCTACGACTACCTGGGCGAGGCGGCGCTGACCGACCTGCACGACGTGCACAACAACGTGCGCAACGGGCTGCACATGGCGTCGCTGGCCGGGGCGTGGATGGGTGTGGTCGCGGGCTTCGGCGGGATGCGCGACCACGACGGCAAGCTGACCTTCGCGCCACGGCTGCCGCCCGCGCTGGAGCGGATCCAGTTCCGCATGTGCTTCCGGGAGAGCCGCTTCCTGGTGGAAATCCACCGCGACGACGCGACGTACCGGCTGCTGTCCGGGAAGCCGGTGGAGATCCGGCACCACGGGGAGCCTATGTCGGTCACCGAGACCGCCACGACGAAACCGATCCCGCCGATCGACCCCGGCCCGCCACCGCACCAGCCCGCGGGCCGCGAGCCCACCCGCAGGGACCCCGCCCAGGTGCGGCGCAACATCGCCGCTTCCCGGTGA
- a CDS encoding DUF6480 family protein — protein MSSPDPRSTPGSERGGGVPGGTPPDPDPARTPGLEPGGGVAPGDTPPDSGQTSGLSHHQQKPPRALPVVTIVISVVLAILVAALLVSSAVGWLQF, from the coding sequence ATGAGCAGTCCCGATCCGCGGTCCACCCCGGGGAGCGAACGCGGCGGCGGCGTGCCGGGCGGCACCCCGCCCGACCCGGATCCCGCCCGGACGCCCGGACTGGAACCCGGCGGCGGCGTCGCGCCCGGCGACACGCCCCCGGACTCCGGCCAGACCTCCGGACTGTCGCACCACCAGCAGAAACCGCCGCGGGCGCTGCCCGTGGTGACGATCGTGATCTCCGTGGTGCTGGCGATCCTGGTCGCGGCGCTGCTGGTCTCGTCGGCGGTGGGCTGGCTGCAGTTCTGA
- a CDS encoding LLM class F420-dependent oxidoreductase yields MRIGTQISYSGGFAESVRDVVELEKAGLDVVTIPEAYSFDAVSQLGYVAAKTERVQLASGILQIYTRTPTLTAMTAAGLDFVSDGRFILGIGASGPQVVEGFHGVRYDAPLGRTREIVEICRQVWRRERVVHDGKHYKIPLPAEQGTGLGKPLKIINHPVRERIPVQIAAIGPKNVALTAEIAEGWQPIFFHPERASEVWGEALAEGKAKRDPSLGELDVAVGVPVAIGEDVGHMLDWVRPVVALYVGGMGARGKNFYNELACRYGYEAEAKLIQDLYLDGKKEEAAAAVPAELLRAISLVGPKGEVKERLAALREAGVTTLQVTFLEPDPARRVGVVSELRELLS; encoded by the coding sequence ATGCGGATCGGCACCCAGATCTCGTACTCCGGCGGGTTCGCCGAGAGCGTCCGGGACGTCGTCGAGCTGGAGAAGGCCGGGCTCGACGTCGTCACCATCCCCGAGGCCTACTCGTTCGACGCGGTCAGCCAGCTCGGCTACGTCGCGGCGAAGACCGAACGTGTCCAGCTCGCGTCCGGCATCCTGCAGATCTACACGCGCACCCCGACGCTGACCGCCATGACGGCGGCCGGGCTGGACTTCGTCTCCGACGGCCGGTTCATCCTCGGCATCGGCGCGTCCGGGCCGCAGGTCGTGGAGGGCTTCCACGGGGTGCGCTACGACGCGCCGCTCGGCCGGACCCGCGAGATCGTGGAGATCTGCCGCCAGGTGTGGCGTCGCGAGCGGGTCGTCCACGACGGCAAGCACTACAAGATTCCGCTGCCCGCCGAGCAGGGCACCGGTCTCGGCAAGCCGCTGAAGATCATCAACCACCCGGTGCGCGAGCGGATCCCGGTGCAGATCGCGGCGATCGGGCCGAAGAACGTGGCACTGACCGCCGAGATCGCCGAGGGCTGGCAGCCGATCTTCTTCCACCCCGAGCGGGCGTCCGAGGTCTGGGGCGAGGCGCTGGCCGAGGGCAAGGCCAAGCGCGACCCGTCCCTGGGTGAGCTGGACGTCGCGGTCGGGGTGCCGGTGGCGATCGGCGAGGACGTCGGCCACATGCTCGACTGGGTCCGCCCCGTGGTCGCGCTGTACGTCGGCGGCATGGGCGCCCGCGGCAAGAACTTCTACAACGAGCTGGCCTGCCGGTACGGCTACGAGGCCGAGGCCAAGCTGATCCAGGACCTCTACCTGGACGGCAAGAAGGAGGAGGCCGCCGCGGCGGTGCCTGCCGAGCTGCTGCGGGCGATCTCCCTGGTCGGGCCGAAGGGGGAGGTCAAGGAGCGCCTGGCCGCCCTGCGCGAGGCCGGGGTCACCACCCTGCAGGTCACGTTCCTCGAACCCGACCCCGCGCGCCGCGTCGGCGTGGTGAGCGAGCTGCGCGAACTGCTCAGCTGA
- a CDS encoding ArsR/SmtB family transcription factor: MAGEAERRVIDGPAVEAALDGLGDRDVVREWAERFSVLADPSRLTLLVCIHYAREICVSDLAVAAGMTDTAVSQALRLLRAHGLVTAQRTGRIVRYRLADATVHELIHHVRPHPEH; encoded by the coding sequence GTGGCAGGTGAGGCGGAACGCCGGGTGATCGACGGCCCGGCCGTCGAGGCGGCGCTGGACGGCCTCGGCGACCGCGACGTGGTGCGCGAGTGGGCCGAGCGGTTCTCGGTGCTGGCCGACCCGTCGCGCCTGACGTTGCTCGTGTGCATCCACTACGCGCGGGAGATCTGCGTGTCCGACCTGGCGGTGGCGGCGGGCATGACGGACACCGCGGTGTCCCAGGCTTTGCGGCTGCTGCGCGCGCACGGTCTGGTCACCGCGCAGCGCACCGGGCGGATCGTCCGGTACCGGCTGGCGGACGCCACCGTCCACGAGCTCATCCACCACGTCCGTCCGCATCCGGAGCACTAG
- a CDS encoding SCO6745 family protein: MRVRELWVVLETLHDVTYFAPQAKAAHEAAGLRGFWRGYVGTRAAPLGAAGLGVVTAVFYGFAPSFLARSVPSIWEVVTPAEALAARSAGAVAALREHVREVPARVLPVLRRIVAAAGWAGRPLGAANAALPWPENPLAALWQAATTLREHRGDGHVAVLAAEGVDGLEAHALRDAADGSRSVVAPNRDWTDEEWNAARDRLAARGLIDGRGLTDRGARLREHIERRTDELAAVPYSVVGEDELAAVDGWLRPIARKLVPVPVPHPNPVGAPTP; the protein is encoded by the coding sequence GTGAGGGTGCGGGAGCTGTGGGTGGTGCTGGAGACGCTGCACGACGTCACGTACTTCGCGCCGCAGGCCAAGGCCGCGCACGAGGCGGCGGGGCTGCGCGGGTTCTGGCGCGGCTACGTCGGGACGCGGGCGGCGCCGCTGGGGGCGGCCGGGCTCGGCGTGGTGACCGCCGTGTTCTACGGCTTCGCGCCGTCGTTCCTGGCGCGGTCGGTGCCGTCCATCTGGGAGGTGGTGACCCCGGCGGAGGCGCTGGCCGCCCGCAGCGCGGGCGCGGTGGCGGCGTTGCGGGAACACGTGCGCGAGGTGCCGGCTCGGGTGCTGCCGGTGCTGCGGCGGATCGTGGCGGCGGCCGGCTGGGCCGGGCGGCCGCTGGGGGCCGCGAACGCCGCGCTGCCGTGGCCGGAGAACCCGCTCGCGGCGCTGTGGCAGGCGGCGACGACGTTGCGCGAGCACCGCGGCGACGGCCACGTGGCGGTGCTGGCCGCGGAGGGCGTCGACGGCTTGGAAGCGCACGCCCTGCGCGACGCGGCGGACGGAAGCCGGAGCGTCGTGGCGCCCAACCGCGACTGGACGGACGAGGAGTGGAACGCGGCCCGGGACCGGCTGGCCGCGCGCGGCCTGATCGACGGACGCGGCCTGACCGATCGCGGCGCCCGCCTGCGCGAGCACATCGAGCGGCGCACGGACGAGCTGGCGGCGGTGCCGTACTCGGTGGTGGGTGAGGACGAGCTGGCCGCGGTGGACGGCTGGTTGCGGCCGATCGCGCGCAAGCTCGTGCCGGTCCCGGTGCCGCACCCGAATCCGGTGGGAGCGCCCACGCCCTGA
- a CDS encoding ATP-dependent Clp protease ATP-binding subunit translates to MTGFFAGGPDSPFDQFLAQFFGNAVPSRRPNAVDITRLMSDQARELVAHAAEKAAAQGRADVDTEQLLWAATQASPTRQLLESAGAKPEEIAREIDRHSSGEGERTTPTMLAPGAKRTLLDAHGIARTLGSSYIGPQHLLLALVANPDSAAGRILARAGVTPEAFQGPPQGQPMPRGRAEQRPQPRTDTPTLDQYGRDLTAEAAEGNIDPVVGRDDEIEQTVEVLSRRTKNNPVLIGEPGVGKTAIVEGLAQRICDDDVPDLLARRRVVRLDLTAMVAGTRYRGDFEERMTNLLDEIRRNRDQLIVFIDELHTVVGAGASEGSMGAGNMLKPALARGELHIVGATTLDEYRQHIENDPALERRFQPILVPEPSVSDTVAILHGLRDRYEAHHQVRFTDEALAAAADLSDRYLTDRFLPDKAIDLIDQAGARVRLRSGRRPNDVRELQARLEELSRDKDQAVAEENFERASALRDEIAGLREQLRTADSDGRPSGVQEVTPQDIAEVIARLTGVPVNQLTEDERDRLLRLEEHLHERVIGQEEAVDAVAEAVRRSRAGFAPPDRPYGSFLFLGPTGVGKTELARALAAALFGDEDRMIRLDMSEYGERHTVSRLIGAPPGYVGYEEAGQLTEAVRRRPYSVVLFDEIEKAHPEIFNVLLQVLDDGRLTDGRGRTVNFTNTVLIMTSNIGSEIISSSTQGALGFAADRGDSEQPLRERLMRRLREQFRPEFLNRIDEIIVFRKLEAAQLEQITELMLEQTKRRAHAQNITLEFTPEAVQWLARAGYQPEFGARPMRRTIQREVDNPLSRMMLRGELTPGARVRVSAGDKGLSFDVSASAGREDR, encoded by the coding sequence ATGACCGGCTTTTTCGCAGGCGGGCCCGACAGTCCGTTCGACCAGTTCCTGGCACAGTTCTTCGGCAACGCCGTGCCCAGCAGGCGGCCGAACGCAGTCGACATCACCCGGCTGATGTCCGACCAGGCGCGGGAACTCGTCGCGCACGCCGCCGAGAAGGCGGCCGCACAGGGCCGGGCCGACGTCGACACCGAACAGCTGCTGTGGGCGGCCACACAGGCCTCGCCGACGCGGCAGCTGCTGGAGAGCGCGGGCGCGAAACCCGAGGAGATCGCGCGGGAGATCGACCGGCACAGCAGTGGCGAAGGCGAGCGCACCACGCCGACCATGCTGGCGCCGGGCGCGAAGCGCACGTTGCTGGACGCGCACGGCATCGCCCGCACCCTCGGCTCCAGCTACATCGGGCCGCAGCACCTGCTGCTCGCGCTCGTGGCCAACCCGGACTCCGCGGCCGGCCGCATCCTCGCCCGCGCCGGGGTCACCCCGGAGGCGTTCCAGGGCCCGCCGCAGGGGCAGCCGATGCCGCGCGGCCGTGCCGAGCAGCGGCCGCAGCCGCGCACCGACACCCCGACGCTGGACCAGTACGGCCGCGATCTCACCGCGGAGGCGGCCGAGGGCAACATCGACCCGGTCGTCGGGCGCGACGACGAGATCGAGCAGACCGTCGAGGTGCTGTCGCGGCGCACCAAGAACAACCCGGTCCTGATCGGCGAACCGGGCGTGGGCAAGACGGCGATCGTGGAGGGCCTGGCGCAGCGCATCTGCGACGACGACGTGCCCGACCTGCTCGCCCGCCGCCGGGTGGTGCGGCTCGACCTGACCGCGATGGTCGCGGGCACCCGCTACCGCGGCGACTTCGAGGAGCGCATGACGAACCTCCTCGACGAGATCCGCCGCAACCGCGACCAGCTGATCGTGTTCATCGACGAGCTGCACACCGTGGTCGGCGCGGGCGCGTCGGAGGGGTCGATGGGCGCGGGCAACATGCTCAAGCCCGCGCTGGCCCGCGGTGAGCTGCACATCGTCGGCGCGACCACGCTGGACGAGTACCGGCAGCACATCGAGAACGACCCGGCGCTGGAGCGGCGGTTCCAGCCGATCCTGGTGCCCGAGCCGTCGGTGTCCGACACCGTCGCCATCCTGCACGGCCTGCGCGACCGGTACGAGGCGCACCACCAGGTCCGGTTCACCGACGAGGCGCTGGCGGCCGCCGCGGACCTGTCCGACCGCTACCTGACCGACCGGTTCCTGCCGGACAAGGCGATCGACCTGATCGACCAGGCGGGCGCGCGGGTGCGGCTGCGGTCCGGCCGCCGCCCCAACGACGTGCGCGAACTGCAGGCCCGGCTGGAGGAGCTGTCCCGCGACAAGGACCAGGCGGTCGCCGAGGAGAACTTCGAGCGCGCCTCGGCCCTGCGCGACGAGATCGCCGGGCTGCGCGAGCAACTGCGCACCGCCGACAGCGACGGGCGGCCCAGCGGCGTGCAGGAGGTGACGCCGCAGGACATCGCCGAGGTGATCGCGCGGCTGACCGGGGTGCCGGTGAACCAGCTGACCGAGGACGAGCGCGACCGGCTGCTGCGGCTGGAGGAGCACCTGCACGAGCGGGTCATCGGGCAGGAGGAGGCGGTGGACGCGGTCGCCGAAGCCGTGCGCCGCTCGCGCGCCGGGTTCGCACCGCCGGACCGGCCCTACGGCAGCTTCCTGTTCCTCGGCCCGACGGGCGTCGGCAAGACCGAACTGGCGCGGGCGCTGGCCGCGGCGCTGTTCGGCGACGAGGACCGGATGATCCGGCTGGACATGTCGGAGTACGGCGAGCGGCACACGGTCAGCAGGCTGATCGGCGCTCCCCCGGGCTACGTCGGGTACGAGGAGGCCGGCCAGCTGACCGAGGCGGTGCGGCGGCGGCCCTACTCGGTGGTGCTCTTCGACGAGATCGAGAAGGCGCACCCGGAGATCTTCAACGTGCTGCTGCAGGTCCTCGACGACGGCCGCCTGACCGACGGGCGCGGGCGCACGGTCAACTTCACCAACACGGTGCTGATCATGACCAGCAACATCGGGTCGGAGATCATCTCCAGCAGCACGCAGGGCGCGCTCGGGTTCGCCGCCGACCGGGGCGACTCGGAGCAGCCGCTGCGGGAGCGGCTGATGCGGCGGCTGCGGGAGCAGTTCCGCCCGGAGTTCCTCAACCGGATCGACGAGATCATCGTGTTCCGCAAGCTCGAGGCCGCGCAGCTGGAGCAGATCACCGAGCTGATGCTGGAGCAGACGAAACGGCGCGCGCACGCGCAGAACATCACGCTGGAGTTCACGCCGGAAGCCGTGCAGTGGCTGGCGCGGGCCGGGTACCAGCCCGAATTCGGCGCGCGCCCGATGCGCCGCACGATCCAGCGCGAGGTCGACAACCCGCTGTCGCGGATGATGCTGCGCGGCGAGCTGACCCCCGGCGCGCGGGTGCGCGTGAGTGCCGGTGACAAGGGCCTGTCGTTCGACGTGTCGGCGTCGGCAGGAAGGGAAGACCGATGA
- a CDS encoding nitroreductase family deazaflavin-dependent oxidoreductase has protein sequence MVLSKRVARFNRVATNRVLGPLTKGLPGFGTIVHRGRKSGRTYRTPVNVFRAGDGFVVALTYGPQADWVRNVLAAGGCGIEMRGQVVETTRPRLVHDEKRTSMPAGVRQVLSVVGVTDFLFLDRVS, from the coding sequence ATGGTGCTGTCGAAGAGGGTCGCCCGGTTCAACCGCGTGGCGACCAACCGCGTGCTGGGACCACTGACGAAGGGACTCCCGGGGTTCGGGACGATCGTCCACCGGGGCCGCAAGTCCGGGAGGACGTACCGGACGCCGGTGAACGTCTTCCGCGCCGGGGACGGCTTCGTCGTCGCCCTCACCTACGGGCCGCAGGCCGACTGGGTCAGGAACGTGCTGGCCGCGGGCGGGTGCGGGATCGAGATGCGGGGCCAGGTCGTCGAAACGACCCGGCCCCGGCTCGTGCACGACGAGAAGCGGACCAGCATGCCGGCCGGTGTCCGCCAGGTCCTGTCGGTCGTGGGCGTGACCGACTTCCTGTTCCTCGACCGGGTCAGCTGA
- a CDS encoding HAD family hydrolase, translating into MIGLPDGITACLFDLDGVLTGTAALHREAWKQTFDAFLRERDGSGFHPFTDADYARYVDGRPRLDGVRTFLASRGIELPEGGPDDEVTEHTVHGLGNRKNDLVLRIIAERGPNPYPGSRRYLEAARDAGLAIAVVTSSANAQAVLDAAEFTPFVQARIDGLVITRDGLRGKPAPDSFLAGTKALGVEPARAAVFEDALAGVAAGRAGNFGFVVGVNRANQAEALREHGADVVVDDLAELLGDDA; encoded by the coding sequence ATGATCGGGTTGCCCGACGGCATCACCGCGTGCCTGTTCGACCTGGACGGTGTCCTGACCGGCACCGCCGCACTGCACCGGGAAGCCTGGAAGCAGACGTTCGACGCGTTCCTGCGCGAACGGGACGGAAGCGGTTTTCACCCGTTCACCGACGCCGACTACGCCCGCTACGTGGACGGGCGGCCGCGGCTGGACGGGGTGCGCACGTTCCTCGCGTCCCGCGGGATCGAACTGCCCGAGGGCGGTCCCGACGACGAGGTGACCGAGCACACCGTGCACGGCCTGGGGAACCGCAAGAACGACCTCGTGCTGCGGATCATCGCCGAGCGCGGGCCGAACCCGTACCCGGGGTCGCGCCGGTACCTGGAGGCCGCGCGGGACGCCGGGCTGGCGATCGCGGTGGTGACGTCGTCGGCGAACGCGCAGGCGGTCCTGGACGCGGCGGAGTTCACCCCGTTCGTGCAGGCCCGCATCGACGGGCTGGTCATCACCCGCGACGGGCTGCGCGGCAAACCGGCGCCGGACTCGTTCCTCGCCGGGACGAAGGCGCTGGGCGTGGAACCCGCGCGGGCGGCCGTGTTCGAGGACGCCCTGGCCGGTGTGGCAGCGGGCCGGGCCGGGAACTTCGGGTTCGTCGTCGGCGTGAACCGGGCGAACCAGGCGGAGGCGCTGCGGGAGCACGGCGCCGACGTGGTGGTGGACGATCTCGCGGAACTGCTGGGGGACGACGCATGA